ATCACCGGGTCGCTGTAGGGCTTCGCGCCGGCTGGCAGGGTGCCCTGCAGCTGGTCGCTGTTGAGCGAGGTGGAGACACCAGCGGGTGCCGGGGCACCGTTCGAGGTCACCGCCGTCGCGGTCGTGGTGTTCTTCATGATCGTGTTGTTGACCAGGCGCACGTTCGGTGCGTCGTTGATGGCCACGCCTGCGCCCTCGTGGGTCGAGACGTTGTTCACGATCGTGTTGTCGACGACGTTCATGGTCGAGGCGCCGGACATCAGGAACCGGATGCCACCGCCGTCGTCGTTGGACAGGTTGCCCTGGATCAGGTTGTGCGTGATGTCCACCGCACCGGTGCCGGGAGACAGCACGGTCGGGTCGGCGGGGAGCGCTCCGGCGATCATGATGCCGGCGCCCTCGTCGTTGGAGTTGTTGAAGTAGATCCGGTTGTGGTGGATCTTCCCGCCGGGGCTGAGGCCGTAGACGCTCACTCCGGCGCCGTACTCCAGGGAGAAGTTGCCGCAGATGTCGTTGCCGGAGACCTCGTAGCCGTCGCTGCCGCCGAAGAGGCCGACTGCGCCCGCCAGGTTGGTGCCGGCGTTGGAGATGATCCGGTTGTCGGCGATCCGCACGCCCTCGTTGTGCTGGTTGGCGTCGACGCCGGCAAGGTCGGGGGTGCCGATCCGGATGGTGCCGTAGCCACCGCCGTTGTTCTCCACCACGTTGTTGGTGATCTGGAGGTTCTTGACGTAGGCGTTGGCGAAGACGGCGCCGCCCTGGGTGACGATGTTCGGCGGGAGTCCGGAAGGCTGACCGGTCAGCTCGTTGATGTTGCCCGGGAAGCCCTGCTGGTCACCGCCCCGGATGTCGAACCCGTCGATGGCGGCGTGGAAGGCGCCGCCGAACGAGCGGGCCCGGCCGGGCTGGTCGCCGTTCCCCGACGAGGCGAGGAGATAGATCGCCTCACCGTCGCTGACGGTCTGGTTGCCGTCCCAGGTGAGCCCGCCGACCTTGGCGTACCACGCGGTCGCCAGGTCGGTGTCCCCACCGAACGCACCGGCGTCCAGCACGGTGCCTGCCACGTAGGTGTTGCCCTGGAAGCCACCCGAGCCGACGCCCTGGAGCTTGACCGGGGAGGCCATGACGAGGTTCTCGTAGTAGGCGCCCCGCGGGTTGGCGGCGGTGGCGTTGTTCGGGTAGACCACGACCAGGTTCCCGGCCGAGCCGTTGTTGGCGTAGGCGGCGTCGAGCGCCGCCTGGATGGTGGCGTACTGGTTGGCTCCGGTCCTGCCGGGTCCGACCTCGCGGACGGTGGGGCTGTAGCCCGCACCGAGCACGTGGAAGGTCAGGCCGTTCACGGTCTCCTCACCGTTGTCGGCGGTGACCTTGAGCGTGTGGGCTCCCGGGACCGTGCCGGCGGGGACGGTGACCTGGAGGGTGGTGCTGCTCCAGGCGGTGGTGGGCAGAGCGGTCCCGTCGAGCGTGACCTCACCGGTGCCCTTGGCCGAACCGAATCCCGTGCCCTCGATGGTGAACGAACCGGAGCCGTCCACGTAGGGCTTGGAGACCGCGAACAGCTGCGGGACGACCGGATCGACCGGGCAGGAGACGGCCATGCCGAGGCCGGTGGTGGGGCTGGTCAGGATCGCACCCACCTGGGTCGGGGCCAGGTCGGTGGGGATCGTCACTCCGGGCATCGCCTCGAACTCGGTGGCGATGGTGCGGTAGCGCGGGTTGTAGTTGGCGTTCAGGGCCCCGGGGACTCCCGGGTCGTTGCCCACGAACCGGTACATCCCGGTGCACACACCCGAGGGCGTGGGGCAGCTGATGTGGTCGGTCGACGGCAGCAGGGTCTCGTAGTAGCCGTTGAAGTCGGACTCCACGGTCTGCACCAGGCGGTTGTTGAAGTCGTAGATACCGACCGGGGCGAACGGGATGCCCGGCTTCTCGCCGTACAGCGTGCTGCGCGGGTCGGTGCCGTAGTTGATGTCGTCCACGATGAGACCGAACAGGCGCGACGGGATCGGCACGTCGGTGAACAGGTTGAACATCGGCACGATGGACTTGCCGTTGTTGAGCGAGACCAGCTTGGTGTCGCACAGCGGCTTGACCTGGCCCTCGTACGGCGAGCCGCCGATGTCGACGAAGGTCGGGTTGTCGACCGGGGTCGAGGCGGGCACGGTCACGCCGACCGGCAGATCGTTGCTGACGCCGCCGTCGCCGATCACCTGGGGATAGCCGTCCTCGACGGCTCCGCCCGCGAGCTGGGCCGCGGCAACCTCGGTGACGATCCCCGTGCCGTCGGACGCACCGGTGTCGGCGACCGAGAGGAGTCCCGATGCGCTGGCATCGGCCAGGACCGCAGACCTGACGTCGCCGGCCGTGGACGTGACCGCGCCGCTGCTGTCCGTCGCGAGGCCGACCACGACGTCGTTGCCCGTGACCGTGACGCTGAGGGGCGTGTCGGCCCCGGCGGCGACGAGCGCGACCGTGACGTCGTTGCCGGTCGGTCCGGCGGATGCGGCGGTCCAGGTCAGCGCGTTGTTGTCCGCCACGGTGCCGGTCTTCAGGGACGCCGCGGTGGGCGCTCCGCCGGCGACGTCGACGGTGTGCAGCGCACCCGCGCAGGCCGGCGGTGGGACCTGCGGGACGATCTGGTCGCCGTGCGCGATGTTGATGTCCTCCTCGCCGGTCACGTTGTACATCGGGTGGCCGGTCAGGTCGTCGGGGATGTCCACGGAGACCAGGTAGTCACCCGAACCGAGAGCGTCGAAGGGCACGGCGTTGCCGTTGGCGTCGTTGCAGGTGGGGTTGGCCGGGTCGGTGGCGTCGAGGGTGCCCTTGAAGCAGCCGTCGCCGAAGCCGTAGTTGCCGTCGACCGCTGCACCGAAGTTGGCGTCCGGGGTGCCCTGGTCGGTGGCGTAGGGGCCGTACTGAACGCTCTGCAGGATCGCCGAGATGCACTCGCCGTCGGTCTCCTGGTTGGGCGCCAGCACGTCCTCGTCGAAGTTGGCGGGGTCGTCGGCCCGGTGGACCAGGGGCTTGCCGTCCACGTCCCGCGCGGTGCAGCCGGTGGGCCGGCTCCAGTGCTCCGAGACGTAGGTGTTGAGCAGCTTGCCCTTGGCGTAGGAGCCGTCGGACGCCAGCTCGTAGTAGCCGTCGGCGTCACAGGGCGCGTCGGCGTGCGTGCCGCAGTCGACCGGCGCGTGCAGCTCGACCGGGAGGTCGGAGATGCCGGGCTGCCAGTCCTCCGCGGCGGCGTAGCGCGGGTCGAGCTCGTTGCGGGTCGTGTCGTAGCTCAGCGAGCCGACGATGCCGCCGTTGCGCGGGTCGATGCCGTTGGTGCCGGTGGCGTCGTACGCGTGCACGCCCCAGTCCATCGTCCCGCTCAGACCGATCATGTTCAGCGTGCTGACGTCCACCCCGGCCCCTTCACGGTGGTCGGGGTCTTCTGGTTGTCGGCCTGGTAGGTCACGCCGGTGGTGTAGAAGGAGTCGTTGTAGGCCTCCATCACCGTCCACGCGGCGAGCGGGTAGGCGCCCTCGAAGGAGTAGTAGCCGGTGGCGTCGGTGGTCGCCGTGGTCGAGCCACGGTCCATCAGCGAGTTGTCCTGCTTGCGGAGCGTCAGGGTGAAGTTCGGGATGCCCTTCTCGCCGGAGTCCTTCGTGCCGTTGCGGTTGGCGTCGTTGAAGACGTAGCCGTCGAGCTTGGTCCACCAGCCCATCAGGGGGAGCTGGCCCATCTTGACCGCCTCACCGTTCCTCACGGTGACGTTGACCAGGTTGAGGATGTAGTTCTGCGGCTCGTCCCACCAGGTCAGCGAGTAGTCGCCGTCCGGAACGTTGGGGATGGTGAAGCTGCCGTCGGCGTTGCCGCGGCCGACCCACTTGGCCCGGTCCCCGTCGTTGAGGTCGGCGAGCGAGAGCACGGGGTGGGGGATGGGCTTGTCGGTCTTGGAGCCGGTCATCCCGTTGAAGAAGTTGATGTCGCCGCCCTTGGGGGGCGTGTACTGCTTCACGCCGACCACGACGCCGCTGATCGAGCCCGAGCCGCTGCCGAGAGCGTTCTTGGGCTTGACGAAGCCGAACTGCGGGGTGGGCACCGGCTCGCCGGCCAGCGTGAACTCGGTGTCGTAGCCGGTGGCGCCCTCCATCATCCAGGTGTCGAAGTCGTGGTTGCCCTCGAGCGTGGTGGTCTGGATCCAGTCCTGACCGTCCGGCGGCTGGGCGGTGGTGGTGTAGCGGTTCGAGCCGAGGTGCGGGATGGTCAGCATGCCGGTGCTGTCGCTGAAGCACTTGCCGCCGACGGTCTTGACGACCGGCGCGCCGTCGGCGTCCAGGGAGCCGGCGGGGATGACGTGGGTGTCGGGGTCCTCGCCCTCGTAGACCGTGCAGAGCGGGTTGCCGTAGACGTCGGTGGTGACCTCGCCGAGGGTGTCGTTGATGTGCCCCTGGAAGCCGGCGAGACCGTCCTCGCTGTTGTCGATGGCGCTGTTGGTGGTCGCCTCGTCCTGGAAGACGAAGGCCCGGAGGGTGGCGTCGGGCAGCGGGTCCGGCTGGACCTCGACGACGACCGGGTCGGTGGTCGTGAACGGCACTGTGAAGTGCGCGCCGTCCAGCTTGTAGCCGTCGGCCAGCACCGAGATGAGGTACTTGCCGTCGGGCAGGTCGAGACCGTCGGCCAGGTCGGCCTCCGTGCCCTGGGCGATGATCGGGGCGGTGGTGTGCGGCAGCTCCCGGATCGAGGGCCACTTGCAGTCGGCCGGGTAGCCGGGGGTCGAGGCGGAGCAGGCGCCGGACGGGGCGCGCTGCGCCGTGGAGCCGGTGTTGTCCGCGTTGATCAGGAACTTGTACGCCGTCACCGGGTCGCCCTCGCGGACACCGGTGCCGCCCAGTGCGCGCGGCTCCGTCCGGGCGCTCTGGACCTGCACGCGCAGGGTGCTGCTGGGCGCCGCGCTCGCCTGGGGCGGCGGCAGCATCACCAGCAGGGCGGCGGCGAGGGCGAGGACCACGGCACTCGCCGTCACACGCCGCTGCGTGTCCGGCGGCGCTGCGGCCGCCGTCCCCCGTCCCCCCGGGCCACCCTCGGTGGCCACCCTCGACGCATCGATCCACTGTCCGCGCATGTGCCTCACTCCTCGCCGATCGGGCACTGTCGGGACAAGAGTCGGCCTGGTGGGACGCCGAAGCCGTTGTATGACGGACTGGTCATCTGGCCGTCATGGAAGCCACCCCGACGTCGGGGGCCCGTGACGCAGCGGGGTGCCATGATGGAGCGAGGGCTTCCCTCGCCCGGGCGGTCCGGCGGAGCAGAGGACGCGCCGGCGGCGGTGGCCAGGGTAGGCTGGGGGCCCGACATGGCCCTCCGACTCCTCCACGGAGCGGGGGGCGGTTGTCTGTAATCCCTACGAGGCGGTGGACCGGTGGACGAGAGCGCGACTGCTCGGGACCGGGTGGTGGTCGTCCCCCGGACGGAACCCCTGGTCATCGACCTCGGCGACCCCGGCCGGCTCGCGGCGGTCACCCGGTTGCTCCCGGCCACCGCCGGCAACGCCACCCTGGACCGGCTCTGCGCGCTTGCCGCGCGGCTGCTCGGCACCGGCTCCGCACAGGTGTCGCTGCTCTCGGACGCGCAGCTGGTCGCGGCCGGCGCCGGTCTCGGCAGGCCGGTACCCGGTCAGCTGCCCTCACCCCTAGGCCAGTCGCTGTGCACCGTGACCGCGGCCTCCGGCCGGCCGCTGGTGGTGGACCGGGCCGATGCCGACGCGCGCGTGTGCCTGCTGGAGCCGGTGACCTCCGGCTCCGTCGGTGCCTATCTCGGGGTGCCGCTGCGAGACGACGAGGACCGGGTGATCGGCGCACTCTGCGTGTTCGACCCGGAGCCCCGTGCGTGGCTGGAGGACCAGGTCGCGGTGCTGGAGGAGCTCGCGCCCGCGGTGGTGGCGGAGCTCGAGCGCGCCGCGGCAGTGGCCGAGCGCGACCGGGCGCAGTTCCGGCTCGGGGTGGCCATCTCGGCCGGCGGGATCGGCAGCTGGGAGTGGCAGCTGGGCCCCGGCGAGCTGCACGCCGACGAGCGCACCATGTCGATGTTCGGGCTGCCGGTCGGCCCGCAGGTGCTCGGGCTCGAGGAGCTCGAGCGTCGGGTCCACCCGCTGGACCGGGGGCTCTTCGTGCCGTCGATGTACGCCGCCGTCGAGGCCCGCGAGGACTACGCCGCGGAGCTCCGCCTGCTCGGGGCCGACGGGGTCACCCGCTGGGTGGTCGTGCGGGGCCGGACGCTGGCGGACCTGGCCGGCTCCCCGGTCGGCCTGGTCGGGGCGATGTACGAGACGACCGAGCAGCACGAGGCGGCCGAGAGTGCCACCGCCTCGGCCGACCTGGTCAACCTGCTGGCCGCCGCCAGCGACCTGCTGTCCGGCTCGTTGGAGCCCGAGGACGCGGTGCGCAGCCTCACCCGGGTGGTCGTGCCGCGGCTCGCGGACTGGTCGATGGTCTCGCTGGTCGGTGCCGACGGACGGCTCGAGGACGTCGAGTGCTGGCACCACGACCCGGAGCTGCGCGAGGTGACCGAGCGCTTCACCGAGCGCCGCCTGGTCGGCCGTGCCGACCCGGACGGGTCGCTGTCCGCCTTCGACTCCGGACGCCCGTTCGTGCTCGAGTCCGGCGCCGTCGACTTCGCGCACAAGACCCTCCGTGACCCCGAGGCCCGCCGGCTGCTCGACCAGCTCGACCTGGAGTCGGTGGCGGCGTTGCCGTTGCTCAACGGCGGCACGGTCATCGGCACGATCACGCTGTGCCGCGGCGCCGGCCGGCCGCCGATGTCGCCGGCCGAGCTGGCCACCGCGGTCGACGTCGGCCGGCGCGCCAGCACCACGTTGAGCCTGGCCCAGACCTACGGCCTGGAGCGGCAGATGTCGGAGGGTCTGCAGCGGAGCCTGCTGACCGAGCCGGTGCAGCCCGACCACGTCGAGGTGGTGGTCCGCTACGTGCCCGCCTCGAGCGCCGCCCAGGTCGGCGGTGACTGGTACGACGCGTTCATGCAGCCCGACGGCGCCACGCTGTTCGTGGTGGGGGACGTCGTGGGCCACGACTTCGCGGCCGCCG
The DNA window shown above is from Nocardioides mesophilus and carries:
- a CDS encoding beta strand repeat-containing protein, coding for MDVSTLNMIGLSGTMDWGVHAYDATGTNGIDPRNGGIVGSLSYDTTRNELDPRYAAAEDWQPGISDLPVELHAPVDCGTHADAPCDADGYYELASDGSYAKGKLLNTYVSEHWSRPTGCTARDVDGKPLVHRADDPANFDEDVLAPNQETDGECISAILQSVQYGPYATDQGTPDANFGAAVDGNYGFGDGCFKGTLDATDPANPTCNDANGNAVPFDALGSGDYLVSVDIPDDLTGHPMYNVTGEEDINIAHGDQIVPQVPPPACAGALHTVDVAGGAPTAASLKTGTVADNNALTWTAASAGPTGNDVTVALVAAGADTPLSVTVTGNDVVVGLATDSSGAVTSTAGDVRSAVLADASASGLLSVADTGASDGTGIVTEVAAAQLAGGAVEDGYPQVIGDGGVSNDLPVGVTVPASTPVDNPTFVDIGGSPYEGQVKPLCDTKLVSLNNGKSIVPMFNLFTDVPIPSRLFGLIVDDINYGTDPRSTLYGEKPGIPFAPVGIYDFNNRLVQTVESDFNGYYETLLPSTDHISCPTPSGVCTGMYRFVGNDPGVPGALNANYNPRYRTIATEFEAMPGVTIPTDLAPTQVGAILTSPTTGLGMAVSCPVDPVVPQLFAVSKPYVDGSGSFTIEGTGFGSAKGTGEVTLDGTALPTTAWSSTTLQVTVPAGTVPGAHTLKVTADNGEETVNGLTFHVLGAGYSPTVREVGPGRTGANQYATIQAALDAAYANNGSAGNLVVVYPNNATAANPRGAYYENLVMASPVKLQGVGSGGFQGNTYVAGTVLDAGAFGGDTDLATAWYAKVGGLTWDGNQTVSDGEAIYLLASSGNGDQPGRARSFGGAFHAAIDGFDIRGGDQQGFPGNINELTGQPSGLPPNIVTQGGAVFANAYVKNLQITNNVVENNGGGYGTIRIGTPDLAGVDANQHNEGVRIADNRIISNAGTNLAGAVGLFGGSDGYEVSGNDICGNFSLEYGAGVSVYGLSPGGKIHHNRIYFNNSNDEGAGIMIAGALPADPTVLSPGTGAVDITHNLIQGNLSNDDGGGIRFLMSGASTMNVVDNTIVNNVSTHEGAGVAINDAPNVRLVNNTIMKNTTTATAVTSNGAPAPAGVSTSLNSDQLQGTLPAGAKPYSDPVMFNNILWDNRAGTRAGTTVTGIGLAGDSSAVDHWDVGLADGTALLSPLSSVIQQDAAQHAYATDASNSTTNPGVVSTYDTSVAFATWRQNPAFVDATLVAAEVPANQLGDYHLAGTGTTCTSPACNLGVASTGAGATLVNAPATDIDDEVRPALGGIDAGSDEFGSTKGGTPPPPPPAKDFFFSTAGLSFAPIPALPGDVLRYNGSFSRHKAQVADLGLPLFGVNIDGLSMVNDNHFYVSFDANITIARPGPDLAVADEDVAEFDNGTWSMFFDASARGLSTGIDLDAISVVNGSLYFSVNSTTALRTNLSGDVNDVYAWTGANTVARVVTVAGTANLDSLVYTDATHLLASFSVDTTLTGAGSVQDEDIVELAADTWSVWFDGTAAGLTSNNQDIDAFSLPGAAVTPPPVDPPPGPTGDGKGRVVFSTLGDVNPDGVTGTADDADLYSFDGTTTTRELDVTALPVASRLPAGANLDGYDRIDATHFYASFAGNTSVPGLGTVQDEDVILYDNGTWSVWFDATSRGLTAAAQDIDAISVSGNTLYFSTAGNTNPRRVTGTADDADIYSVDVTAPADTAVFTRVWDATANGVPSAANVDGYVRVDATHFYLSFRPDTTLPGLGAVQDEDVVLNNGGTWSSYFDGTAHGLTAAGADVDAFDIP
- a CDS encoding SdrD B-like domain-containing protein, coding for MTASAVVLALAAALLVMLPPPQASAAPSSTLRVQVQSARTEPRALGGTGVREGDPVTAYKFLINADNTGSTAQRAPSGACSASTPGYPADCKWPSIRELPHTTAPIIAQGTEADLADGLDLPDGKYLISVLADGYKLDGAHFTVPFTTTDPVVVEVQPDPLPDATLRAFVFQDEATTNSAIDNSEDGLAGFQGHINDTLGEVTTDVYGNPLCTVYEGEDPDTHVIPAGSLDADGAPVVKTVGGKCFSDSTGMLTIPHLGSNRYTTTAQPPDGQDWIQTTTLEGNHDFDTWMMEGATGYDTEFTLAGEPVPTPQFGFVKPKNALGSGSGSISGVVVGVKQYTPPKGGDINFFNGMTGSKTDKPIPHPVLSLADLNDGDRAKWVGRGNADGSFTIPNVPDGDYSLTWWDEPQNYILNLVNVTVRNGEAVKMGQLPLMGWWTKLDGYVFNDANRNGTKDSGEKGIPNFTLTLRKQDNSLMDRGSTTATTDATGYYSFEGAYPLAAWTVMEAYNDSFYTTGVTYQADNQKTPTTVKGPGWTSAR
- a CDS encoding GAF domain-containing SpoIIE family protein phosphatase; its protein translation is MDESATARDRVVVVPRTEPLVIDLGDPGRLAAVTRLLPATAGNATLDRLCALAARLLGTGSAQVSLLSDAQLVAAGAGLGRPVPGQLPSPLGQSLCTVTAASGRPLVVDRADADARVCLLEPVTSGSVGAYLGVPLRDDEDRVIGALCVFDPEPRAWLEDQVAVLEELAPAVVAELERAAAVAERDRAQFRLGVAISAGGIGSWEWQLGPGELHADERTMSMFGLPVGPQVLGLEELERRVHPLDRGLFVPSMYAAVEAREDYAAELRLLGADGVTRWVVVRGRTLADLAGSPVGLVGAMYETTEQHEAAESATASADLVNLLAAASDLLSGSLEPEDAVRSLTRVVVPRLADWSMVSLVGADGRLEDVECWHHDPELREVTERFTERRLVGRADPDGSLSAFDSGRPFVLESGAVDFAHKTLRDPEARRLLDQLDLESVAALPLLNGGTVIGTITLCRGAGRPPMSPAELATAVDVGRRASTTLSLAQTYGLERQMSEGLQRSLLTEPVQPDHVEVVVRYVPASSAAQVGGDWYDAFMQPDGATLFVVGDVVGHDFAAAAAMGQLRNLLRGIAVASGDSPASVLDQVDHAIETLRLDTTATAVVARLEQSKEDLAAGITRLRWSNAGHPPAVIVDAQGGTRLLADHDLLLGVLTGTERRESELLLERGATLLMYTDGLVERRFEELHLGIERLERTVAELRELPLQEMADELVRRLVPDAPEDDIALLAIRLHPQDRPRPAEAGPVVLPDNIPEDPATRPDQDGPSA